One part of the Terrimicrobium sacchariphilum genome encodes these proteins:
- a CDS encoding permease has product MSFFRFSLPDFAFAFLSILLEGVPFLLLGALLSGVIEEFLPARTMLRFLPRNAFLGIATSAGLGLIFPMCECGVVPVIRRLLSKGLPLSNAIAYMLASPIVNPVVILSTLAAFSGQSAVEMTGLRLGVGYLVAIIAAGAVHQMSIRSVLRDDVAAKVLQPALEGERSGPMLVRMARAVRVSVSDFLDVMVYFVFGVAISACFSTGVNQEYILPLALNDWLATFSLMGLAVILSLCSTSDAFIAATFTTFPMVAKLAFLVFGPMVDLKLLFIYSAVFKKRFVLGLAVGLFVLVGLICVRLTVVHL; this is encoded by the coding sequence ATGAGTTTCTTCAGGTTCAGCCTCCCGGATTTTGCCTTCGCATTCCTGAGTATCCTGCTGGAGGGGGTGCCGTTTCTCTTGTTGGGGGCGTTGTTATCCGGGGTGATCGAGGAGTTTCTCCCTGCCCGCACCATGCTACGATTCCTACCCAGGAATGCCTTCCTCGGTATCGCGACGAGCGCCGGGTTGGGCCTCATTTTTCCCATGTGCGAGTGCGGCGTCGTGCCGGTGATCCGGCGGCTTCTCTCCAAGGGATTGCCGCTTTCAAATGCGATTGCCTACATGCTGGCGTCACCGATCGTAAATCCCGTCGTCATCCTCAGTACGCTGGCGGCATTCAGCGGTCAATCTGCGGTGGAAATGACGGGGCTGCGGCTCGGCGTCGGGTATTTAGTGGCCATCATCGCAGCGGGTGCGGTGCATCAGATGTCGATCAGATCGGTGTTGAGGGACGATGTCGCCGCCAAGGTGCTCCAGCCTGCTTTGGAAGGAGAGCGTAGCGGGCCGATGCTGGTGCGCATGGCTCGTGCAGTGAGAGTCAGCGTGTCGGATTTTTTGGATGTGATGGTGTACTTCGTCTTTGGCGTGGCGATTTCCGCCTGCTTCAGCACGGGAGTGAACCAGGAATATATCCTGCCGCTGGCTCTGAATGACTGGCTCGCGACCTTCTCGCTGATGGGACTTGCGGTCATCCTTTCGCTTTGCAGCACATCGGACGCCTTTATTGCGGCGACTTTCACCACTTTTCCCATGGTGGCCAAACTTGCGTTTCTTGTGTTTGGCCCGATGGTCGATCTCAAGCTGCTATTCATCTATAGCGCGGTCTTTAAGAAACGGTTTGTCCTCGGTCTCGCTGTGGGACTTTTCGTTTTGGTGGGACTCATCTGTGTGCGGTTAACCGTGGTTCATTTATGA
- a CDS encoding TIGR03943 family putative permease subunit: MTALIQRGITSGILIVWGILLTYFYSSGRVSAYLSPTFQPWTLAAGLMLLILSVIVWFSPSTVTSGDAPSLAKGLGGTIFSGVVLTIPLVLATIVSPSQFSASTVLNRGLVSDANSLPGYKPPVEPALPTQDGTPGQDIATNPYMPRNADGQIRAETIDLIYAAEEKSLRADFENKEVEMIGQFMPAKSNNAKGDRFSLVRMYMVCCAADARPTAVTVQMDPAVKMEEMSWVRVVGTATFPVEGGRVIPLVVAKTVKPSDPPEEAMIY; this comes from the coding sequence ATGACGGCGTTGATTCAACGAGGTATTACGTCGGGCATCCTTATCGTGTGGGGGATATTGCTCACCTATTTTTATTCTTCAGGACGGGTCTCGGCATACCTTAGCCCCACGTTTCAGCCATGGACCTTGGCTGCGGGCCTGATGTTGTTGATCCTGTCGGTGATTGTGTGGTTTTCGCCGTCGACGGTTACGAGCGGCGACGCACCTTCGCTGGCGAAAGGCTTGGGAGGAACGATCTTCAGCGGAGTTGTCCTGACGATTCCGCTCGTGCTGGCCACGATTGTTTCGCCCAGTCAATTCAGCGCATCGACGGTACTGAACCGGGGGTTGGTCAGTGATGCCAATTCGTTGCCGGGCTACAAGCCACCGGTGGAGCCAGCCTTGCCGACACAGGATGGAACGCCCGGGCAGGACATTGCGACCAATCCGTATATGCCGCGCAATGCCGACGGGCAGATTCGCGCCGAGACTATCGACCTGATCTATGCGGCAGAGGAGAAATCCTTGCGGGCCGATTTTGAAAATAAAGAGGTCGAGATGATCGGGCAGTTCATGCCTGCGAAATCCAATAACGCCAAGGGCGACCGCTTTTCACTCGTGCGCATGTACATGGTGTGTTGTGCCGCCGATGCGCGACCCACTGCCGTGACCGTCCAGATGGACCCGGCAGTCAAGATGGAGGAAATGAGCTGGGTGCGCGTCGTGGGTACGGCGACTTTCCCGGTGGAAGGGGGCCGAGTCATTCCCTTGGTGGTCGCCAAGACCGTCAAACCCAGTGATCCTCCAGAAGAAGCCATGATTTATTAA
- a CDS encoding glycoside hydrolase family 10 protein: MKRLLALLLLLPALAFAEFRGAWIATVHNINFPSEPGLSAEAQKAQIIRLLDAAKRNRVNAVLFQARPESDALYASKIEPWSRYLTGTQGASPGYDPLAFLISEAKKRGIQVHAWLNPYRGAANASQPRAANSITKKFPQYTYRVGNVLWMDPGAPAVQDQIVAVVKDLVSRYDLDGVHFDDYFYPYPTDSGAVYPFPDDATYAAYRARGGSLSKSEWRRENVNTLIRRVGETVHATRSGVKFGVSPFGIFQPGVPAGIVAGVDQFNQLYGDPLKWMRSGWIDYLAPQLYWKDGGPQSFSTLLRWWRSPQVNPAGVPIYPGIAVDRLTTHGWPASEIGRQLQIEKATGPRNGGGVIFWNIKALQNNTKGVSGVVSS; encoded by the coding sequence ATGAAACGTCTCCTTGCCCTCCTGCTGTTGTTGCCAGCCCTTGCCTTCGCCGAGTTTCGCGGCGCCTGGATCGCCACGGTGCATAATATCAACTTCCCGTCCGAGCCGGGACTCTCTGCGGAAGCACAGAAGGCGCAGATCATTCGGCTGCTCGATGCGGCCAAGCGTAATCGGGTGAATGCCGTTCTCTTTCAGGCGAGGCCCGAGAGCGATGCATTGTATGCTTCCAAGATCGAACCGTGGAGTCGCTATCTCACGGGAACCCAGGGTGCGTCGCCGGGCTACGATCCGCTGGCTTTCCTGATCTCCGAAGCCAAGAAAAGAGGCATCCAGGTTCACGCCTGGTTGAATCCCTATCGCGGAGCAGCCAATGCATCACAGCCTCGCGCGGCCAATTCCATCACGAAAAAGTTCCCCCAATATACCTACCGCGTGGGCAATGTGCTCTGGATGGACCCAGGTGCTCCGGCGGTGCAGGACCAGATTGTCGCCGTGGTGAAGGATCTCGTGTCGCGGTACGACCTCGATGGCGTGCATTTTGACGATTACTTTTACCCGTATCCGACCGACAGCGGCGCGGTTTATCCCTTCCCGGACGACGCGACGTATGCCGCCTACCGTGCTCGGGGAGGTTCGCTGTCGAAATCCGAATGGCGCCGGGAAAACGTCAATACACTGATTCGCCGGGTCGGTGAAACGGTCCATGCCACGCGCAGCGGGGTAAAGTTTGGCGTCAGCCCGTTCGGCATTTTTCAACCCGGCGTGCCTGCGGGAATCGTCGCCGGAGTGGACCAGTTTAACCAGCTTTACGGCGATCCGCTGAAATGGATGCGCTCAGGCTGGATCGACTATCTTGCGCCGCAGCTTTACTGGAAGGATGGGGGACCGCAGAGCTTTTCCACCCTGCTGCGCTGGTGGCGGAGTCCGCAGGTGAACCCCGCCGGCGTGCCGATCTATCCCGGCATCGCCGTGGATCGCCTGACGACGCACGGCTGGCCCGCTTCGGAGATCGGTCGCCAGTTGCAGATCGAAAAAGCCACCGGGCCGCGGAATGGCGGCGGTGTGATCTTTTGGAACATCAAAGCTCTCCAAAATAACACCAAGGGAGTCTCGGGAGTCGTATCCTCCTAG
- a CDS encoding lipocalin-like domain-containing protein → MTRIILLLFASLAVACGEWKLALPGWEYQFPRDHGNHPGFKTEWWYFTGNVSTADGREFGYQLTFFRQGVSPDDSKAESRFVTRDLKLAHFALSDLKTPRFSFSQKLARGAYGEAGFDEGDSVAWIDGWRCERSGEGFRIQAEKGDVSIDLTLLPQKPPVIHGKDGVSQKAEGAGRASHYYSFTRLKTTGQITSGGKTYPVTGLSWFDHEWATNQLGADQEGWDWFSVQFDDNTELMLFQLRLKKGGRDPYSGGTWVAADGKGEAIPDSDFSLTPVRWWQAPKSAARYPVEWRLEIPGRNFVATVRAATENQELNLDPIRYWEGAIRVSGERDGKPILGRGYLEMTGYASKVVGMQEEK, encoded by the coding sequence ATGACGCGAATAATCCTCCTCCTGTTTGCCTCACTCGCCGTCGCCTGTGGCGAGTGGAAACTGGCGCTGCCGGGGTGGGAGTATCAGTTCCCTCGCGACCATGGGAACCATCCCGGTTTCAAGACCGAGTGGTGGTACTTCACTGGGAACGTCTCAACCGCCGACGGACGCGAGTTTGGATATCAGCTCACTTTTTTTCGCCAGGGGGTAAGCCCCGACGATAGCAAGGCCGAATCACGCTTCGTCACCCGAGACCTCAAGCTGGCGCATTTTGCCCTGAGTGATCTGAAGACACCCCGGTTCAGTTTTTCCCAGAAGCTTGCCCGTGGTGCTTATGGAGAGGCGGGATTTGATGAAGGCGACAGTGTGGCATGGATCGACGGCTGGCGTTGTGAGCGATCGGGTGAGGGGTTTCGCATCCAGGCGGAGAAGGGTGATGTGAGTATTGACTTAACCTTGCTGCCACAGAAACCGCCCGTCATTCATGGCAAGGACGGGGTGAGTCAAAAAGCGGAGGGCGCGGGGAGGGCGTCGCACTATTATTCGTTTACTCGATTAAAGACCACCGGACAGATCACCTCCGGAGGGAAGACGTACCCGGTGACCGGGCTCTCGTGGTTCGACCACGAATGGGCCACCAACCAGCTCGGGGCGGATCAGGAGGGATGGGACTGGTTCAGTGTGCAGTTTGACGACAATACAGAACTCATGCTCTTTCAACTGCGCCTGAAAAAGGGCGGGCGTGATCCGTATTCCGGAGGGACGTGGGTCGCTGCTGATGGTAAGGGAGAGGCGATACCTGACAGTGATTTCAGCCTGACCCCGGTCCGGTGGTGGCAGGCACCGAAAAGCGCCGCCCGCTATCCGGTGGAGTGGAGGTTGGAAATCCCGGGCCGGAACTTTGTCGCCACGGTGCGCGCGGCAACCGAGAACCAGGAGCTCAACCTTGATCCCATTCGCTATTGGGAAGGGGCGATTCGCGTGTCCGGAGAACGCGACGGAAAACCGATCTTGGGCAGGGGCTATCTCGAGATGACCGGCTACGCGAGCAAGGTCGTCGGGATGCAGGAGGAGAAGTAA
- a CDS encoding anthranilate synthase component II: MLLVIDNYDSFTYNLVQYFGELGEDPVVRRNDEITIEEIAAMNPDRIVVSPGPCTPTEAGISCAVIEEFGPKKPILGVCLGHQSIGQVYGGDVVRAGRLMHGKTSPILHHGENVFAGLPSPFEATRYHSLLVKRETLPECLKITAETAEGEIMGLAHKEYPVYGVQFHPESILTSEGKRLLGNFLTL, translated from the coding sequence ATGCTCCTCGTCATCGATAACTACGATTCCTTCACCTACAACCTCGTGCAATATTTCGGGGAGTTGGGAGAAGACCCCGTGGTACGCCGCAACGACGAAATCACCATCGAGGAAATCGCAGCGATGAACCCCGATCGCATCGTGGTTTCGCCCGGTCCCTGCACTCCGACGGAAGCCGGGATCAGTTGTGCGGTCATCGAGGAGTTTGGCCCGAAGAAACCCATTCTCGGCGTCTGCCTCGGGCATCAGAGCATCGGGCAGGTTTATGGCGGCGACGTCGTCCGCGCCGGACGGCTCATGCACGGCAAGACCTCCCCCATCCTGCATCATGGCGAGAATGTCTTTGCCGGTCTTCCCTCACCCTTCGAAGCGACTCGTTATCACTCGCTGCTGGTGAAGCGCGAGACCCTGCCGGAGTGCCTCAAGATCACGGCCGAAACCGCCGAGGGTGAAATCATGGGCCTCGCTCACAAGGAGTATCCTGTGTACGGCGTCCAGTTTCACCCCGAGAGCATCCTGACCTCGGAAGGCAAGCGGCTGCTCGGCAATTTCCTGACGCTTTAG
- the trpE gene encoding anthranilate synthase component I produces the protein MIPVSPSRSEFAEQAASANVVPVWTEIVADGDTPVSAFAKIGKEAPSFLLESAEQNDQVGRYSFLGFGARLTISARDKVVTVVENGESRTYTSERDPLADLEEIMGRYRTVPGVNIPGFYGGAVGYLGYDCVRWFEPTIPAPPKDELGVPDMFFMLPQSILIFHHRQRRLRIVANAFIGQAGADAAYDAAVKQIEGIIARLQESVSFDPIYTADEPPKGEATSNTTREQYYEMVDRAEEYIRAGDIFQMVPAQRFETEFKGDALDLYRTLRFVNPSPYMFCLRFPEGYALVGSSPEVHVRLTDDLVEIRPIAGTRRRGQTEQEDLANAEDLLADPKERAEHLMLVDLARNDVGRIAEYGSVRVTDFMTIERYSHVMHIVSHVSGKLAGGRTAYDVMRATFPAGTVSGSPKVRAMQVINELEQSKRCTYAGAVGYFTYGGNLDSCIALRTVLLKNGKAYVQAGGGVVADSTPDGEYQESVNKAMAAMRAIDRARSLIQKD, from the coding sequence ATGATTCCCGTTAGCCCGTCCCGCTCTGAATTCGCGGAGCAGGCGGCCTCGGCCAACGTCGTACCAGTTTGGACGGAGATCGTTGCCGATGGCGACACGCCTGTATCCGCCTTTGCCAAGATCGGCAAGGAAGCCCCATCGTTCCTCCTGGAATCTGCCGAGCAGAATGATCAGGTCGGCCGGTATTCATTCCTCGGTTTCGGCGCACGCCTCACCATTTCCGCCCGCGATAAGGTCGTGACGGTGGTGGAGAATGGCGAGTCGCGCACTTACACCTCCGAGCGCGATCCCCTCGCCGATCTGGAAGAAATCATGGGCCGCTATCGCACCGTACCCGGCGTGAACATTCCGGGCTTCTATGGTGGTGCCGTGGGTTATCTCGGGTACGACTGCGTACGCTGGTTTGAACCCACCATCCCGGCTCCGCCGAAAGATGAACTGGGTGTACCGGACATGTTTTTCATGCTTCCGCAGAGCATCCTGATTTTCCATCATCGCCAGCGCCGCCTACGCATCGTGGCCAACGCCTTCATCGGCCAGGCCGGAGCAGACGCCGCCTATGATGCTGCCGTGAAGCAGATCGAGGGGATCATCGCCCGCCTGCAGGAGAGCGTTTCCTTCGACCCGATCTACACCGCGGACGAGCCGCCCAAGGGCGAAGCCACCAGCAACACCACTCGCGAGCAATATTACGAGATGGTCGACCGGGCCGAGGAGTACATCCGCGCCGGGGACATCTTCCAGATGGTGCCTGCCCAGCGGTTTGAGACGGAGTTCAAGGGCGACGCGCTGGATCTCTATCGTACGCTGCGTTTCGTCAATCCCTCGCCCTACATGTTCTGCCTGCGTTTCCCCGAGGGCTACGCTCTCGTCGGCAGTTCGCCCGAGGTGCACGTCCGCCTCACCGACGATCTCGTCGAAATCCGCCCGATCGCTGGCACGCGCCGCCGCGGCCAGACCGAGCAGGAAGACCTCGCGAATGCGGAAGACCTGCTGGCTGATCCAAAGGAGCGCGCTGAGCATCTTATGCTGGTCGACCTGGCCCGCAACGACGTCGGCCGCATCGCGGAGTATGGCTCCGTGCGCGTGACGGACTTCATGACGATCGAGCGCTACAGCCACGTCATGCACATCGTTTCCCATGTCTCGGGCAAGCTCGCCGGAGGCCGCACCGCCTACGATGTGATGCGAGCCACCTTCCCGGCGGGAACCGTCTCGGGTTCGCCCAAGGTCCGCGCCATGCAGGTGATCAACGAGCTGGAGCAAAGCAAGCGCTGCACCTACGCCGGCGCCGTCGGGTACTTCACTTACGGCGGCAATCTCGACTCCTGCATCGCCCTGCGCACCGTCCTCTTGAAAAACGGCAAAGCCTATGTGCAGGCAGGCGGCGGCGTCGTCGCCGACTCGACCCCCGACGGCGAATACCAGGAAAGCGTGAACAAGGCCATGGCCGCCATGCGCGCCATCGACCGCGCCCGCAGTTTGATCCAAAAGGATTGA